From one Xyrauchen texanus isolate HMW12.3.18 chromosome 17, RBS_HiC_50CHRs, whole genome shotgun sequence genomic stretch:
- the LOC127657604 gene encoding metastasis-associated in colon cancer protein 1-like, producing the protein MMAAMVESDNRTGILLRCRSEGTLIDLDDNVTINNKPDLHGSYAHQIGKTSEWPDLPKKIEYPKHSTNPFWNQLGQSNPFLNEIVHPSTYDSGVSILKEDPISLFDNNNDDAVSTSSDEANYAHLLAPRQGNLNRSGRWRSASDILESLEKKENKRETRLNSQGPFLNPDFEWLKNDREAYKLAWLSHRQLTRSCLDLSQMKQSPGWAQTQATDIQITCKIDHNGGSVQLPDTDITAHVPQGHVPPGVIQEIALKVLLNPPTGINNNYTTTLSPLLEVNLSNLSVSGGILLEMRMAAKVRNDPTSHVMTSLVGLVSERKEGPFQKLKDCYVYNGVLQMKLLDLKPCMYVITAAEATVLEPPAMSVWDYLDRFVTVAIYGPKHIHPSLKVVLVISFHNNIPPRLPFSDIQRGNRNLPPVVLELWGKHQFNPHGLKDLHIASNVLNSNFNVKSMDRSKEIKQEQLKAGRVLHIPLELAKVGGGEMSPFKLNIEVKDSKSLALGDFYITSPDTAPLRSDKHGHRWSDRQREVTRSMPIPEESIPEVLTEKFQDRPVNLLWYGVAIKSILRQPRVEYLLEYFKGDTIALLSNETVRSVGQLKVKEWYMGFLRGMIGLVHCKNLKVITKDQVIDFTGIKLTTQVLLDNMTIPFKKLTYMYSAIQTLVTDHVKCWKTFAEALGYSDVSIDAISRRHAETEAEKVACVLEKLKEDCHAEKIKKKFQHELIIGLLKMDAQGLVAHIIQDIVILSTAVELGARWRELAERLGRLSNTQIAAYEAPHRGKNGEVGTQSMWKPAYEFLYAWSKRYGEGYRDMIQDLHLALDKMKSPVTKQWRHITGALITVNCMEILRAATILRD; encoded by the exons ATGATGGCAGCTATGGTAGAGTCAGACAACCGTACTGGGATTCTGCTTCGATGTAGATCGGAGGGAACACTGATAGATCTAGATGATAATGTGACCATCAACAACAAACCCGACCTTCATG GGAGCTATGCTCATCAGATTGGAAAAACCTCTGAGTGGCCTGATCTACCGAAAAAGATTGAATATCCAAAACATAGTACCAACCCCTTCTGGAATCAGCTGGGCCAATCAAATCCGTTCTTAAATGAAATCGTCCACCCGAGCACCTATGATTCTGGTGTGTCCATCCTGAAAGAGGATCCCATATCTTTGTTTGATAATAATAACGATGACGCAGTCAGCACATCTTCAGATGAAGCAAACTATGCCCATCTTTTAGCACCCAGACAAGGCAATCTAAATCGATCTGGGAGGTGGAGAAGCGCCTCAGATATTCTTGAAAGTCTTGAGAAAAAGGAAAACAAGAGGGAAACGAGACTGAACTCTCAAGGACCATTCCTGAATCCTGATTTTGAGTGGTTGAAAAATGACAGAGAAGCTTACAAATTGGCTTGGCTGAGTCATAGACAGCTAACAAGGTCCTGCTTGGACCTCAGTCAAATGAAGCAAAGTCCTGGATGGGCTCAAACCCAGGCTACAGATATTCAAATCACCTGCAAGATTGACCACAATGGAGGCTCAGTACAGTTGCCCGACACTGATATCACAGCTCATGTTCCCCAGGGACACGTCCCCCCAGGTGTGATCCAGGAAATTGCCCTCAAAGTTCTCCTCAATCCTCCCACTGGAATAAACAACAACTACACCACGACTCTGAGCCCTCTTTTAGAGGTCAACCTCAGTAACCTCAGTGTATCAGGGGGCATTTTGCTGGAAATGAGAATGGCTGCTAAAGTTAGGAATGACCCCACAAGCCACGTTATGACTTCACTTGTGGGTCTGGTCTCGGAAAGGAAAGAGGGACCTTTTCAGAAGTTAAAAGACTGTTATGTATACAATGGTGTGTTACAAATGAAGCTCCTGGATTTAAAACCTTGCATGTATGTCATAACTGCTGCTGAGGCCACAGTTCTAGAACCACCTGCCATGTCAGTATGGGATTACTTGGATCGCTTTGTTACTGTGGCTATCTATGGTCCAAAGCACATACACCCATCCCTCAAAGTGGTGCTGGTCATCTCATTCCATAACAATATTCCTCCTAGACTCCCGTTCTCTGACATCCAGAGGGGTAACAGGAACCTGCCCCCTGTTGTCTTGGAACTTTGGGGAAAACATCAATTCAACCCACATGGTCTTAAAGATCTTCACATTGCTTCAAATGTATTGAACTCAAACTTTAATGTGAAATCAATGGATCGAAGTAAAGAAATCAAACAGGAGCAGCTTAAAGCTGGTCGAGTGCTTCATATACCATTGGAGCTGGCCAAGGTGGGTGGAGGTGAGATGAGTCCATTCAAACTCAACATTGAGGTGAAAGACTCAAAGAGTCTCGCTTTGGGAGACTTTTACATTACCTCTCCTGACACTGCCCCTCTGAGATCAGACAAACATGGCCATAGGTGGTCAGACCGTCAGAGAGAAGTGACTCGTTCCATGCCCATTCCAGAGGAATCCATCCCAGAAGTCCTTACCGAGAAATTTCAGGACAGGCCTGTGAATTTGCTGTGGTACGGGGTAGCAATAAAATCAATTCTCAGACAACCGAGAGTTGAATATCTACTGGAATATTTTAAAGGTGATACAATTGCTTTGCTCTCCAATGAAACTGTTAGATCTGTAGGTCAGCTGAAGGTTAAGGAGTGGTATATGGGTTTTCTTCGTGGAATGATTGGCCTTGTGCACTGCAAGAACCTTAAGGTCATAACCAAGGATCAAGTCATCGACTTCACTGGAATTAAGCTCACCACTCAAGTTCTTCTGGACAATATGACTATTCCTTTTAAGAAACTCACGTACATGTACTCTGCTATTCAGACCCTGGTCACAGATCATGTAAAATGCTGGAAAACCTTTGCTGAGGCTCTCGGATACTCTGATGTCTCCATTGATGCTATCTCCAGGAGACATGCTGAAACAGAGGCAGAAAAGGTGGCGTGTGTTCTTGAAAAGCTGAAGGAAGACTGTCATGCCGAGAAGATTAAGAAAAAGTTTCAGCATGAGCTTATTATT GGGTTGTTAAAGATGGATGCTCAAGGCCTTGTAGCCCATATCATCCAGGACATAGTAATTCTGTCCACAGCAGTCGAGCTTGGAGCCCGTTGGAGAGAACTTGCAGAGCGACTCGGGAGGCTCTCAAACACTCAGATTGCTGCATATGAGGCTCCACACAGAGGGAAAAATGGAGAAGTTGGTACACAG